From Frateuria aurantia DSM 6220, one genomic window encodes:
- the uvrB gene encoding excinuclease ABC subunit UvrB, translating to MSDRFQLVSPYQPSGDQPEAIKRLAEGFEHGLAAQTLLGVTGSGKTFTIANVVEQVQRPTIVLAPNKTLAAQLYGEFKEFFPHNAVEYFVSYYDYYQPEAYVVASDTFIEKDAAINDHIEQMRLAATKALLSRKDALIVATVSAIYGLGDPEDYLSLRLILARGERIDQRQLIRHLTELQFTRNDMELRRGTYRVRGEVIDVFPAESEMEALRIELFDGEIENLALFDPLTGEVMHRIPRYTVYPRTHYASTRESVLRAMDTIKVELKERLEVLRAEDKLVEAQRLEQRTRFDLEMMAEVGYCQGIENYSRHMTQSAPGDPPPTLFDYLPADALLVVDESHVTIPQLGAMYKGDRSRKENLVNFGFRLPSAMDNRPLKFEEWEQRAPRSIYVSATPAKYELEKSGDAIVELVVRPTGLLDPEVEVRPVGTQVDDLLCEARKRIAIGDRVLVTTLTKRMAENLTEYLTEHDIKVRYLHSDIETVERTEIIRDLRLGEFDVLVGINLLREGLDMPEVSLVAILDADKEGFLRSTGSLIQTIGRAARNQRGKAILYGDRITRSMQAAIDETRRRREKQEAYNAEHGITPTSVVRRVADIMEGARSTAAVRGDKAGRGRAGKQAAVAETPANYRALSPGQQAAAIKKLEEQMYRHAQDLEFEAAARVRDQIQQLRDQSLA from the coding sequence ATGAGCGACCGATTCCAGCTTGTCTCCCCCTATCAGCCCTCCGGTGACCAACCCGAGGCGATCAAGCGTCTGGCCGAGGGCTTCGAGCACGGACTGGCGGCCCAGACCCTGCTGGGCGTCACCGGCTCGGGCAAGACCTTCACCATCGCCAATGTCGTGGAGCAGGTGCAGCGACCCACCATCGTGCTGGCGCCGAACAAGACTCTGGCGGCCCAGCTGTACGGCGAGTTCAAGGAGTTCTTTCCGCACAATGCGGTGGAATACTTCGTCAGCTATTACGACTACTACCAACCCGAAGCCTATGTGGTGGCCTCCGATACCTTTATCGAGAAAGATGCCGCGATCAACGATCATATCGAGCAGATGCGGCTGGCGGCGACCAAGGCCCTGCTGTCCCGCAAGGATGCGTTGATCGTGGCCACGGTCTCGGCGATCTACGGCCTGGGCGATCCCGAGGACTATCTCTCGCTGCGTTTGATTCTGGCTCGCGGCGAACGCATCGACCAACGCCAGCTGATCCGTCATCTGACTGAACTGCAATTCACGCGCAACGATATGGAGCTGCGGCGCGGCACCTATCGGGTCCGCGGCGAGGTCATCGACGTGTTTCCGGCCGAATCGGAAATGGAAGCCTTGCGGATCGAACTGTTCGACGGCGAGATCGAGAATCTGGCACTGTTCGATCCGCTGACCGGCGAGGTCATGCACCGGATTCCGCGCTATACGGTCTACCCCAGAACCCATTACGCCAGCACCCGCGAGAGCGTGCTGAGGGCGATGGACACCATCAAGGTCGAATTGAAAGAACGGCTGGAAGTCCTGCGGGCAGAAGACAAGCTGGTCGAAGCCCAGCGACTGGAGCAGCGGACCCGCTTCGATCTGGAGATGATGGCCGAGGTGGGCTACTGCCAGGGCATCGAAAACTATTCTCGACACATGACCCAGAGCGCGCCGGGCGACCCGCCGCCGACCTTGTTCGACTATCTGCCGGCCGACGCCTTGCTGGTAGTCGACGAATCGCATGTCACCATTCCCCAGCTCGGCGCCATGTACAAAGGCGACCGCTCGCGCAAGGAAAATCTGGTCAACTTCGGCTTCCGGCTGCCATCCGCGATGGACAATCGTCCACTGAAATTCGAGGAATGGGAGCAGCGGGCGCCGCGCAGCATCTATGTCTCGGCAACCCCGGCCAAATACGAACTGGAGAAATCCGGTGACGCCATTGTCGAACTGGTGGTGCGGCCGACCGGTCTGCTGGATCCCGAGGTCGAAGTACGCCCCGTCGGCACCCAGGTCGACGATCTGCTGTGCGAGGCCCGCAAGCGGATCGCCATCGGTGATCGCGTGCTGGTGACGACCCTGACCAAGCGGATGGCCGAAAATCTCACCGAATATCTGACCGAGCACGATATCAAGGTTCGATACCTGCACTCCGACATCGAGACCGTGGAACGCACCGAAATCATCCGCGACCTGCGTCTGGGCGAATTCGATGTGCTGGTCGGCATCAACCTGCTGCGCGAAGGACTGGACATGCCGGAGGTCTCGCTGGTCGCGATCCTGGATGCCGACAAGGAAGGCTTTCTGCGCTCCACCGGCTCGCTGATCCAGACCATCGGTCGCGCGGCGCGCAATCAGCGCGGCAAGGCCATCCTCTACGGCGACAGGATCACCCGCTCGATGCAGGCGGCCATCGACGAGACCCGGCGACGGCGCGAGAAGCAGGAGGCGTACAACGCCGAACACGGCATTACCCCGACCTCGGTCGTGCGTCGTGTCGCCGACATCATGGAGGGCGCACGCAGCACCGCAGCTGTGCGCGGCGACAAGGCCGGGCGTGGCCGGGCCGGCAAACAGGCCGCCGTGGCCGAGACGCCCGCCAACTACCGTGCCTTGTCACCCGGGCAGCAGGCGGCGGCCATCAAGAAATTGGAGGAGCAGATGTATCGCCACGCCCAGGATCTGGAATTCGAAGCTGCCGCCCGTGTCCGCGACCAGATCCAGCAGTTGCGGGACCAGTCCTTGGCATGA
- a CDS encoding GspH/FimT family pseudopilin: protein MRQHAGHTLIELLMVMLVAAVLTGVALPGLGPLLHRHRLQHACEALLHSAYYARSQAISLGRSTWLCPSRDHAHCEAATQWQHGWLVMTAAPSIDTPVVLREQASLEPLHIHSSQGRLRLRFQADGHAEGSNLTWTVCSEQRPQDQARVIVARSGRVRVEPRAAKPYPTCPP from the coding sequence ATGAGGCAGCACGCCGGCCATACCCTGATCGAACTGCTGATGGTCATGCTGGTCGCGGCCGTGCTGACCGGCGTGGCCTTGCCGGGACTGGGCCCGCTGCTGCATCGCCATCGCCTGCAGCACGCCTGCGAGGCCTTGCTGCACTCGGCCTACTACGCCCGCAGTCAGGCCATCAGCCTGGGCCGCAGCACCTGGCTGTGTCCCAGCCGGGATCATGCCCACTGCGAGGCGGCAACGCAGTGGCAGCACGGCTGGCTGGTGATGACCGCCGCGCCGTCGATCGACACCCCGGTGGTGCTTCGCGAGCAGGCCAGCCTGGAACCGCTGCATATCCACAGCAGCCAGGGGCGGCTGCGTTTGCGATTTCAGGCTGACGGCCATGCCGAGGGCAGCAATCTGACCTGGACCGTATGCAGCGAACAGCGGCCGCAGGACCAGGCCCGGGTGATCGTGGCCCGCAGCGGGCGGGTGCGGGTCGAGCCGCGCGCCGCAAAACCCTACCCGACCTGCCCGCCCTGA
- a CDS encoding shikimate 5-dehydrogenase translates to MSITINKDTRLCMSLSGRPGNFGTRFHNYLYEQLGLNYIYKAFTTEDIGAAVGGVRALGIRGCAVSMPFKEACIDYLDELDPSAKAIDSVNTIVNTEGHLKAYNTDYIAVSRLLASHAVPTDSVFALRGSGGMAKAVAYALRDAGFKQGFIVARNERAGLQLAQGCGYEWMADTRDLRVDMVVNVTPIGMAGGPEADDLAFQQDLVGTAHTVFDVVAIPSETPLIKLGRQLHKRVITGAEVIAIQALEQFVLYTGVRPEPELVERAAAFARS, encoded by the coding sequence ATGTCGATCACGATCAACAAAGACACCCGGCTTTGCATGTCCCTGTCCGGGCGCCCCGGCAATTTCGGCACCCGCTTCCACAATTACCTGTATGAGCAACTCGGCCTCAACTACATCTACAAGGCTTTCACTACCGAGGATATCGGGGCGGCCGTAGGCGGCGTGCGGGCTCTGGGCATTCGCGGCTGCGCCGTCTCGATGCCCTTCAAGGAAGCCTGCATCGACTATCTGGATGAACTGGATCCGTCGGCCAAGGCGATTGATTCGGTCAATACCATCGTCAATACCGAAGGCCATCTGAAGGCCTACAACACCGACTACATCGCCGTCTCGCGCCTGCTCGCCAGCCACGCCGTGCCGACCGACAGCGTGTTCGCGTTGCGCGGCAGCGGCGGCATGGCCAAGGCCGTGGCCTATGCCTTGCGTGATGCGGGTTTCAAGCAGGGTTTCATCGTGGCACGCAATGAACGGGCGGGGCTGCAGCTGGCGCAAGGCTGTGGCTACGAGTGGATGGCCGACACCCGTGACCTGCGGGTGGACATGGTGGTCAATGTCACTCCTATCGGCATGGCCGGTGGCCCCGAGGCCGACGATCTGGCCTTTCAGCAGGACCTGGTCGGTACCGCCCATACCGTCTTCGACGTGGTCGCGATTCCTTCGGAGACGCCGCTGATCAAGCTGGGCCGACAGTTGCACAAGCGGGTCATCACCGGCGCCGAGGTCATCGCGATCCAGGCGCTGGAGCAGTTCGTGCTGTATACCGGCGTGCGTCCCGAGCCGGAGCTGGTCGAGCGGGCGGCGGCCTTTGCCCGAAGCTGA
- a CDS encoding GNAT family N-acetyltransferase, protein MSDLPELRLRELASDLDEAFVLRLAPLFADFELPAWRQRQTCVRGVRAALTERMEQAGHEACLLIAENMQGVTIGFLSLSLTRDYFSGQRQAHLNELAVAPEHQRQGYGRALLREAERWAGLRNCRALSLNVFPGNEAARRLYAGAGYQVDLLRLARPL, encoded by the coding sequence ATGTCCGACCTTCCCGAACTGCGCCTGCGCGAACTGGCCTCCGATCTTGATGAAGCCTTCGTGCTGCGGCTGGCCCCCTTGTTTGCCGACTTCGAGCTTCCCGCCTGGAGACAGCGTCAGACCTGTGTGCGTGGCGTGCGCGCAGCCCTGACCGAGCGCATGGAACAGGCAGGACATGAGGCCTGCCTGCTGATCGCGGAAAACATGCAAGGGGTGACCATAGGCTTTCTCAGCCTCAGCCTGACCCGTGATTATTTCAGCGGCCAGCGCCAGGCACACTTGAATGAACTGGCAGTGGCCCCCGAACATCAGCGACAAGGCTATGGTCGCGCCCTGTTGCGCGAGGCCGAACGCTGGGCCGGCCTGCGCAACTGCCGGGCGCTGAGCCTGAACGTGTTTCCCGGCAACGAGGCCGCACGCCGGCTGTATGCCGGCGCGGGCTATCAGGTGGATCTGCTGCGGCTGGCCAGACCCCTCTGA
- a CDS encoding SapC family protein has translation MAEMLFYQRPVPLNRGEHKDLRLKPVPGAKFAAKVHSIPLTGVEFPLAARDLPVLFAGPSADKAGPIALLGLREDENLFVDADGMWASDVYIPAFVRRYPFVLAEKPPGQPGDDFAVFLDEAFEGFSQTEGERLFKEDGTDNEILTHAVNFLGEFQSHVGRTQWFMEQLRKHDLLEPQSIRLDKKDGGEGLNLNGLFIVSEERLRKLDAATAETFLKEGVFGWIYAHLVSLANIDRVTRRLSEREAAEAAGTPAA, from the coding sequence GTGGCGGAAATGTTGTTTTACCAGCGGCCGGTGCCGCTCAACCGGGGCGAGCACAAGGATCTGCGGCTGAAGCCGGTGCCCGGCGCCAAGTTTGCCGCCAAGGTGCATTCGATTCCGCTGACGGGGGTCGAATTTCCGCTGGCAGCCCGTGATCTGCCGGTCCTGTTCGCCGGCCCCAGTGCCGACAAGGCCGGTCCGATTGCCCTGCTGGGCCTGCGTGAAGACGAGAACCTGTTCGTCGATGCCGACGGCATGTGGGCCAGTGATGTCTACATCCCGGCCTTCGTGCGCCGTTATCCCTTCGTGCTGGCCGAGAAGCCGCCGGGCCAGCCGGGTGATGACTTCGCCGTATTTCTGGATGAGGCCTTCGAGGGCTTCAGTCAGACCGAGGGCGAGCGCCTGTTCAAGGAAGATGGCACCGACAACGAGATTCTGACCCATGCGGTGAATTTCCTGGGCGAATTCCAGTCCCATGTCGGACGCACCCAGTGGTTCATGGAACAGTTGCGCAAGCACGACCTGCTGGAGCCGCAGAGTATCCGGCTGGACAAGAAGGACGGCGGCGAGGGCCTGAACCTCAACGGTCTGTTCATCGTCAGCGAGGAGCGTCTGCGCAAGCTGGATGCGGCCACGGCGGAAACCTTCCTGAAGGAAGGCGTGTTCGGCTGGATCTATGCCCACCTGGTGTCGCTGGCCAATATCGACCGGGTTACCCGCCGTCTCAGCGAGCGCGAAGCCGCAGAAGCCGCCGGGACGCCGGCTGCCTGA
- a CDS encoding HNH endonuclease has protein sequence MLMDLPHPSPLHATRILSLDAAGRILDWISWQDAACLYVRGAVAWTLGNPCLTLHGGMHRENGRQSLLQLHPIIASTGRCRDQAIDPSPCLTNTALFARDGHLCLYCGGHFSRGELTRDHVQPISRQGLDEWENVVSACLPCNLRKSNRTPQQANMPLLAVPFRPSWVEHLILSNRNILHDQMEFLPRSDGVPAQPPAQTQARRSGLVSPDAF, from the coding sequence ATGCTGATGGACCTGCCCCACCCTTCGCCCCTGCATGCCACCCGCATCCTGTCGCTGGATGCCGCCGGCAGGATTCTCGACTGGATCAGCTGGCAGGATGCCGCCTGCCTGTATGTCCGCGGCGCGGTGGCCTGGACTCTGGGCAACCCCTGCCTGACCCTGCATGGCGGCATGCACCGTGAAAACGGGCGGCAGAGTCTGTTGCAGCTGCATCCCATCATCGCCAGTACCGGTCGCTGCCGCGACCAGGCCATCGATCCCAGTCCCTGCCTGACCAATACCGCTCTGTTTGCCCGCGACGGCCATCTCTGTCTCTACTGCGGCGGCCATTTCAGCCGCGGCGAACTGACCCGCGACCATGTGCAGCCGATTTCCAGGCAAGGACTGGACGAGTGGGAGAATGTCGTCTCCGCCTGCCTGCCCTGCAATCTGCGCAAGAGCAACCGTACCCCGCAGCAGGCCAACATGCCCTTGCTGGCCGTGCCGTTCCGCCCCAGCTGGGTCGAACATCTGATACTGTCGAACCGGAACATCCTTCACGATCAGATGGAGTTCCTGCCACGATCAGATGGAGTTCCTGCGCAGCCACCTGCCCAGACGCAGGCGCGGAGGAGTGGTCTAGTGTCGCCAGACGCCTTCTAA
- the dxs gene encoding 1-deoxy-D-xylulose-5-phosphate synthase, which translates to MKARAPYPLLSKIDSPADLRRLSDDQLPAVADELRRYLIEAVASSGGHFGSGLGVVELTVALHHVFETPVDRLVWDVGHQCYPHKILTGRRDRITTIKKKDGLTPFPTRSESEYDTFGVGHSSTSISAAVGMALAAQRKGDDRKMVAIIGDGAATAGMAFEALNHGGDAEPNVLVVFNDNGMSISENVGALTKFMARATSSATLNALRQQAKKAISKESAIGRAVSRLEEHAKGMFVPSILFEELGFHYTGPIDGHNIPQLLAALRTVKDLPGPQLLHVITAKGKGYAPAENGPIEYHAVSPFDPEAGLAKKAKSGKPTYTDIFSDWLCDMAATDERLMAITPAMREGSGLVRFSKEYPQRYFDVAIAEQHAVTLAAGMACEGAKPVVAIYSSFLQRAYDQAIHDVALQNLDVTFAIDRAGVVGPDGATHAGSFDLSFLRCLPNMVIMAPADENECRMMLSTGYEYEGPAAIRYPRGTGMGTALRPELDTLPVGKAELRRRGSDLAILSFGALLGTASVVAEELDASLVNMRFVKPLDVEMILDMARTHDAIVTIEDNAVAGGAGSAVAECLAENGVVLPIMHLGLPDRYLDHGSREEVLSDAGLDLPSVRAAILRRFPQFAGKASMASAS; encoded by the coding sequence ATGAAAGCCCGCGCCCCCTATCCCTTGCTGTCGAAAATCGATTCGCCAGCCGATCTCCGTCGCTTGTCCGACGACCAGCTCCCCGCCGTTGCAGACGAGCTGCGCCGCTACCTGATCGAAGCCGTCGCCTCTTCCGGTGGTCACTTTGGTTCGGGTCTCGGCGTGGTCGAACTGACGGTTGCCCTCCACCATGTCTTCGAGACGCCAGTGGATCGTCTGGTCTGGGACGTCGGGCATCAGTGCTATCCGCACAAGATCCTGACCGGTCGCCGTGACCGCATCACGACGATCAAGAAGAAGGATGGCCTGACGCCGTTTCCGACCCGCAGCGAGAGCGAATACGACACCTTTGGCGTCGGTCATTCCTCGACCTCGATCTCGGCGGCCGTGGGCATGGCTCTGGCGGCGCAGCGCAAGGGCGATGACCGCAAGATGGTGGCCATCATCGGTGACGGTGCCGCTACCGCCGGCATGGCGTTCGAAGCCTTGAACCACGGCGGTGACGCCGAGCCCAACGTGCTGGTCGTGTTCAACGACAACGGCATGTCGATCAGCGAAAATGTCGGTGCCCTGACCAAGTTCATGGCACGCGCCACCTCCAGCGCGACCTTGAACGCACTGCGTCAGCAGGCCAAGAAGGCGATCTCCAAGGAATCGGCAATCGGCCGCGCGGTGAGCCGGCTGGAAGAGCACGCCAAGGGCATGTTCGTGCCCTCGATCCTGTTCGAGGAACTGGGCTTCCATTACACCGGTCCGATCGACGGTCACAACATTCCCCAGCTGCTGGCTGCCCTGCGCACGGTCAAGGACCTTCCGGGTCCCCAGTTGCTGCACGTGATCACCGCCAAGGGCAAGGGCTATGCCCCCGCCGAAAACGGGCCGATCGAATATCATGCGGTCAGCCCCTTCGATCCCGAAGCCGGTCTGGCCAAGAAGGCCAAGTCGGGCAAACCGACCTATACCGACATCTTCAGTGATTGGCTGTGTGACATGGCCGCCACCGACGAGCGCCTGATGGCCATCACGCCGGCGATGCGCGAAGGCTCGGGTCTGGTCCGTTTCTCCAAGGAATACCCGCAGCGCTACTTCGATGTGGCCATCGCCGAACAGCATGCCGTGACGCTGGCGGCCGGCATGGCCTGCGAAGGCGCCAAGCCGGTGGTGGCGATCTATTCCAGTTTTCTGCAGCGCGCCTACGATCAGGCCATCCATGATGTCGCCCTGCAGAACCTGGACGTCACCTTTGCGATTGACCGCGCCGGCGTGGTCGGACCTGACGGCGCCACCCATGCCGGCAGCTTCGATCTGAGCTTCCTGCGCTGCCTGCCGAACATGGTCATCATGGCGCCGGCCGACGAGAACGAATGCCGGATGATGCTGAGCACCGGTTACGAATACGAAGGCCCGGCGGCGATTCGCTATCCGCGAGGCACCGGCATGGGCACCGCCCTGCGCCCGGAACTCGATACCTTGCCGGTCGGCAAGGCCGAACTGCGTCGCCGCGGCAGCGATCTGGCCATTCTGAGCTTCGGCGCCCTGCTGGGCACCGCCTCGGTCGTCGCCGAGGAACTGGATGCCAGTCTGGTCAATATGCGCTTCGTCAAGCCGCTGGATGTCGAGATGATTCTGGACATGGCCAGAACCCACGACGCCATCGTGACCATCGAGGACAATGCCGTTGCCGGTGGCGCCGGCAGTGCCGTGGCCGAGTGCCTGGCCGAAAACGGCGTGGTGCTGCCGATCATGCATCTGGGTCTGCCCGACCGCTATCTGGACCACGGCAGCCGCGAAGAGGTGCTCAGTGACGCCGGTCTGGATCTTCCTTCGGTCCGTGCCGCGATCCTGCGCCGCTTCCCGCAGTTCGCCGGCAAGGCCAGCATGGCCAGCGCCAGCTGA